A window of the Halichoerus grypus chromosome 2, mHalGry1.hap1.1, whole genome shotgun sequence genome harbors these coding sequences:
- the TVP23C gene encoding Golgi apparatus membrane protein TVP23 homolog C isoform X3, with protein sequence MLQQDGNDDTEDVSLFDAEEETTNRPKKSKIRHPVASFFHLFFRVSAIVVYLLCELFSSSFIACMVTIILLLSCDFWAVKNVTGRLMVGLRWWNHIDEDGKSHWVFESRKASAQESKTVSEAESRIFWLGLIACPVLWVIFAFSALFSFRVKWLAVVIMGVVLQGANLYGYIRCKVGSRKNLTNMATSYLGKQFLKQNTGDEQTS encoded by the exons ATGTTGCAGCAG GACGGTAATGATGACACCGAGGATGTTTCCCTGTTTGATGCGGAAGAGGAGACAACTAACAGACCAAAAAAATCCAAGATCAG ACACCCAGTGgcatcatttttccatttattctttcgAGTCAGTGCAATTGTAGTCTATCTTCTCTGTGAATTGTTCAGCAGCAGCTTTATTGCCTGTATGGTGACAATTATCTTGTTGTTGTCATGTGACTTTTGGGCAGTCAAG AATGTCACAGGTAGACTCATGGTTGGTCTGCGTTGGTGGAATCATATAGATGAAGATGGAAAAAGCCACTGGGTGTTTGAGTCCAGGAAG GCATCTGCTCAAGAGAGTAAAACTGTTTCCGAGGCTGAATCAAGAATCTTTTGGTTAGGACTTATTGCCTGTCCAGTGCTGTGGGTGATATTTGCCTTTAGCGCGCTCTTCTCCTTCAGAGTGAAGTGGTTG gcAGTGGTTATCATGGGCGTGGTGCTGCAAGGTGCCAACCTGTATGGTTACATCAGGTGCAAAGTGGGCAGCAGGAAGAACTTAACCAACATGGCTACATCTTACCTCggaaagcagtttttaaaacaa
- the TVP23C gene encoding Golgi apparatus membrane protein TVP23 homolog C isoform X1 — protein sequence MLQQDGNDDTEDVSLFDAEEETTNRPKKSKIRHPVASFFHLFFRVSAIVVYLLCELFSSSFIACMVTIILLLSCDFWAVKNVTGRLMVGLRWWNHIDEDGKSHWVFESRKASAQESKTVSEAESRIFWLGLIACPVLWVIFAFSALFSFRVKWLAVVIMGVVLQGANLYGYIRCKVGSRKNLTNMATSYLGKQFLKQMVVEIQQCHAWISLRNCKHFF from the exons ATGTTGCAGCAG GACGGTAATGATGACACCGAGGATGTTTCCCTGTTTGATGCGGAAGAGGAGACAACTAACAGACCAAAAAAATCCAAGATCAG ACACCCAGTGgcatcatttttccatttattctttcgAGTCAGTGCAATTGTAGTCTATCTTCTCTGTGAATTGTTCAGCAGCAGCTTTATTGCCTGTATGGTGACAATTATCTTGTTGTTGTCATGTGACTTTTGGGCAGTCAAG AATGTCACAGGTAGACTCATGGTTGGTCTGCGTTGGTGGAATCATATAGATGAAGATGGAAAAAGCCACTGGGTGTTTGAGTCCAGGAAG GCATCTGCTCAAGAGAGTAAAACTGTTTCCGAGGCTGAATCAAGAATCTTTTGGTTAGGACTTATTGCCTGTCCAGTGCTGTGGGTGATATTTGCCTTTAGCGCGCTCTTCTCCTTCAGAGTGAAGTGGTTG gcAGTGGTTATCATGGGCGTGGTGCTGCAAGGTGCCAACCTGTATGGTTACATCAGGTGCAAAGTGGGCAGCAGGAAGAACTTAACCAACATGGCTACATCTTACCTCggaaagcagtttttaaaacaa
- the TVP23C gene encoding Golgi apparatus membrane protein TVP23 homolog C isoform X2, whose protein sequence is MDGNDDTEDVSLFDAEEETTNRPKKSKIRHPVASFFHLFFRVSAIVVYLLCELFSSSFIACMVTIILLLSCDFWAVKNVTGRLMVGLRWWNHIDEDGKSHWVFESRKASAQESKTVSEAESRIFWLGLIACPVLWVIFAFSALFSFRVKWLAVVIMGVVLQGANLYGYIRCKVGSRKNLTNMATSYLGKQFLKQMVVEIQQCHAWISLRNCKHFF, encoded by the exons ATG GACGGTAATGATGACACCGAGGATGTTTCCCTGTTTGATGCGGAAGAGGAGACAACTAACAGACCAAAAAAATCCAAGATCAG ACACCCAGTGgcatcatttttccatttattctttcgAGTCAGTGCAATTGTAGTCTATCTTCTCTGTGAATTGTTCAGCAGCAGCTTTATTGCCTGTATGGTGACAATTATCTTGTTGTTGTCATGTGACTTTTGGGCAGTCAAG AATGTCACAGGTAGACTCATGGTTGGTCTGCGTTGGTGGAATCATATAGATGAAGATGGAAAAAGCCACTGGGTGTTTGAGTCCAGGAAG GCATCTGCTCAAGAGAGTAAAACTGTTTCCGAGGCTGAATCAAGAATCTTTTGGTTAGGACTTATTGCCTGTCCAGTGCTGTGGGTGATATTTGCCTTTAGCGCGCTCTTCTCCTTCAGAGTGAAGTGGTTG gcAGTGGTTATCATGGGCGTGGTGCTGCAAGGTGCCAACCTGTATGGTTACATCAGGTGCAAAGTGGGCAGCAGGAAGAACTTAACCAACATGGCTACATCTTACCTCggaaagcagtttttaaaacaa
- the TVP23C gene encoding Golgi apparatus membrane protein TVP23 homolog C isoform X4, with protein MLQQDGNDDTEDVSLFDAEEETTNRPKKSKIRHPVASFFHLFFRVSAIVVYLLCELFSSSFIACMVTIILLLSCDFWAVKNVTGRLMVGLRWWNHIDEDGKSHWVFESRKASAQESKTVSEAESRIFWLGLIACPVLWVIFAFSALFSFRVKWLWLSWAWCCKVPTCMVTSGAKWAAGRT; from the exons ATGTTGCAGCAG GACGGTAATGATGACACCGAGGATGTTTCCCTGTTTGATGCGGAAGAGGAGACAACTAACAGACCAAAAAAATCCAAGATCAG ACACCCAGTGgcatcatttttccatttattctttcgAGTCAGTGCAATTGTAGTCTATCTTCTCTGTGAATTGTTCAGCAGCAGCTTTATTGCCTGTATGGTGACAATTATCTTGTTGTTGTCATGTGACTTTTGGGCAGTCAAG AATGTCACAGGTAGACTCATGGTTGGTCTGCGTTGGTGGAATCATATAGATGAAGATGGAAAAAGCCACTGGGTGTTTGAGTCCAGGAAG GCATCTGCTCAAGAGAGTAAAACTGTTTCCGAGGCTGAATCAAGAATCTTTTGGTTAGGACTTATTGCCTGTCCAGTGCTGTGGGTGATATTTGCCTTTAGCGCGCTCTTCTCCTTCAGAGTGAAGTGGTTG TGGTTATCATGGGCGTGGTGCTGCAAGGTGCCAACCTGTATGGTTACATCAGGTGCAAAGTGGGCAGCAGGAAGAACTTAA